The following proteins are co-located in the Paraburkholderia phytofirmans PsJN genome:
- a CDS encoding DUF3619 family protein, protein MSSLETKELEFARQVRRALDENAASIPSATVDRLAAARRAALARKKPETVSAPVFVPAFAGAGMAAGMPPVELPQRRRSPLRRFALAWPLAALVISLVGIAYWEDQQRTAELADIDAAMLSDDLPLNAYLDHGFNAYLSRAH, encoded by the coding sequence ATGAGCTCCCTAGAAACCAAAGAACTCGAGTTCGCCCGCCAGGTGCGCCGCGCGCTCGACGAAAACGCTGCCAGCATTCCGTCCGCCACCGTCGATCGACTCGCGGCGGCGCGCCGTGCCGCGCTTGCCCGCAAGAAGCCCGAAACCGTGAGCGCGCCGGTGTTCGTGCCGGCCTTCGCCGGCGCGGGCATGGCAGCCGGCATGCCGCCGGTCGAACTGCCGCAGCGCCGCCGTTCGCCGCTGCGCCGTTTCGCGCTTGCGTGGCCGCTGGCCGCGCTGGTCATCAGTCTCGTGGGCATTGCCTACTGGGAAGACCAGCAACGCACCGCCGAACTCGCCGATATCGATGCCGCCATGCTAAGCGACGACCTGCCGCTCAATGCCTATCTCGACCACGGTTTCAACGCGTACCTTTCACGCGCCCACTGA
- a CDS encoding UDP-2,3-diacylglucosamine diphosphatase → MDPKTSATSLFRQTGPSVDPVAFRPEPNHSHGLPLPVAPLPLDAKASHHDDDHAEPHRYRTIWLSDIHLGSSGCQAPYLLDFLRHNESEYLYLVGDIIDGWQLKKGWYWPQAHNDVVQKVLRKARKGTQVIYVPGNHDEAARQFCDLAFGDIHVRGEAFHTTLAGKRLWIVHGDLFDGVIQHAKWLAYLGDTLYTMILILNRWFNRIRSRLGFPYWSLSQYLKHQVKNAVNFISSFERVMTDEARRRGCDGVVCGHIHKAEIRDIDGVLYCNDGDWVESLSALVETYEGELKVIYWTVMRSPEVGVQKARATA, encoded by the coding sequence ATGGACCCCAAAACGTCCGCGACTTCCCTGTTCCGCCAGACCGGCCCGAGCGTCGACCCTGTCGCGTTCCGCCCGGAACCCAACCACAGTCACGGCTTGCCGCTGCCCGTGGCGCCACTGCCGCTCGACGCCAAAGCCAGTCATCACGACGACGATCACGCCGAGCCGCACCGCTACCGCACCATCTGGCTGTCCGACATCCATCTCGGGTCGAGCGGCTGCCAGGCGCCCTATCTGCTCGACTTCCTGCGTCACAACGAGTCGGAATATCTGTACCTGGTGGGCGACATAATCGACGGCTGGCAGTTGAAGAAAGGCTGGTACTGGCCGCAGGCTCACAACGACGTCGTGCAGAAGGTGCTGCGCAAGGCGCGCAAGGGCACGCAAGTGATCTACGTGCCCGGCAATCACGACGAAGCCGCGCGCCAGTTCTGCGACCTCGCGTTCGGCGACATCCACGTGCGCGGCGAGGCGTTTCACACCACGCTCGCCGGCAAGCGTCTGTGGATCGTGCACGGCGATCTGTTCGACGGCGTGATCCAGCACGCCAAGTGGCTCGCCTATCTCGGCGACACGCTCTACACGATGATCCTGATCCTGAACCGCTGGTTTAACCGGATCCGCAGCCGGCTCGGTTTTCCGTACTGGTCGCTGTCGCAGTACCTGAAGCATCAGGTGAAGAACGCGGTCAATTTCATCTCCTCGTTCGAACGCGTGATGACCGACGAAGCGCGCCGCCGCGGCTGCGACGGCGTGGTCTGCGGGCACATCCATAAAGCCGAGATACGCGATATCGACGGCGTCCTGTATTGCAACGACGGCGACTGGGTCGAAAGCCTGTCGGCTCTCGTCGAGACGTATGAAGGCGAACTCAAGGTGATCTACTGGACCGTGATGCGCTCTCCGGAAGTGGGCGTGCAAAAGGCCCGGGCGACCGCATAG
- a CDS encoding TetR/AcrR family transcriptional regulator, with product MEAKPPRRTRERILELSLKLFNEIGEPNVTTTTIAEEMEISPGNLYYHFRNKDDIINSIFSQFEQEIEKRLRFPDDHRATIDEMWSYLQYMVDFTWRYRFLYRDLNDLLARNRTLETHFKQIISHKVRFASQFCEQLVADGEMVVTPEELHVIATNVGVIGTYWLSYQFVMNPRKYNEQEAIRAELHQVSVQIVSLMAPYLRGRSRQIFDDLVSGKLPKREFYDYLPPKEGAAPRNEPKDV from the coding sequence ATGGAAGCCAAACCTCCCCGCCGCACGCGCGAACGGATTCTCGAGCTGTCGTTGAAGCTGTTCAACGAAATCGGCGAGCCGAACGTCACGACGACGACGATCGCCGAGGAAATGGAAATCAGTCCAGGCAACCTGTACTACCACTTCCGCAACAAAGACGACATCATCAACAGCATCTTCAGCCAGTTCGAGCAGGAGATCGAAAAGCGTCTGCGTTTCCCCGACGACCATCGCGCGACCATCGACGAAATGTGGTCGTATCTGCAGTACATGGTCGATTTCACCTGGCGTTATCGTTTCCTGTATCGTGATCTGAACGATCTGCTGGCGCGAAATCGCACGCTTGAAACGCACTTCAAGCAGATCATCAGCCACAAGGTGCGTTTCGCGAGCCAGTTCTGCGAACAACTCGTCGCCGACGGCGAAATGGTCGTCACGCCGGAAGAGCTTCACGTAATCGCCACCAACGTCGGCGTGATCGGCACGTACTGGCTCTCGTATCAGTTCGTGATGAACCCGCGCAAATACAACGAGCAGGAAGCGATTCGCGCGGAGCTGCATCAGGTGAGCGTGCAGATCGTGTCGCTCATGGCGCCCTATCTGCGCGGCCGCTCGCGGCAGATTTTCGACGACCTCGTGTCGGGCAAGCTGCCCAAGCGCGAGTTTTACGACTACCTGCCGCCCAAGGAAGGCGCCGCGCCCCGCAACGAACCGAAGGACGTTTGA
- a CDS encoding RNA polymerase sigma factor, whose translation MASDKELADFLAGVERRAFKQTVYAVRDDDASLDIVQDAMIKLAEKYGDRPAAELPLLFQRILQNAMHDYFRRAKVRNTWVSLFSSLGNADDEDFDPLETFEAQQGSAGSESNEQKLEREQVLQLIDDEIQKLPARQREAFLMRYWEDMDVAETAAAMGCSEGSVKTHCSRATHTLAQALKAKGITL comes from the coding sequence ATGGCATCAGACAAGGAACTCGCCGATTTTCTGGCGGGCGTCGAAAGGCGCGCATTCAAGCAGACGGTCTACGCCGTGCGGGACGACGACGCCTCGCTGGATATCGTGCAGGACGCGATGATCAAGCTCGCCGAAAAATACGGCGACCGTCCGGCGGCCGAACTTCCGCTGCTGTTTCAGCGTATTCTGCAGAATGCGATGCACGACTATTTCCGTCGTGCCAAAGTACGCAATACTTGGGTCAGTCTCTTCTCGTCGCTCGGCAACGCCGACGACGAAGATTTCGACCCGCTCGAAACCTTCGAGGCCCAGCAGGGCTCGGCGGGCTCCGAGAGCAACGAACAGAAACTCGAACGCGAACAGGTCCTGCAGTTAATCGACGACGAGATCCAAAAGTTACCGGCACGTCAACGGGAGGCGTTTCTCATGCGTTATTGGGAAGATATGGATGTCGCCGAGACTGCCGCCGCTATGGGCTGCTCCGAAGGCAGTGTGAAAACGCACTGCTCGCGGGCCACCCACACGCTGGCGCAAGCGCTCAAGGCCAAAGGAATCACGCTATGA
- a CDS encoding RDD family protein, producing MSQPLASQAIAADSNNGDLPTVRRRLAALLYEALILFGVVFIAGYLFSTLTQQRNGLTHHNLLAAWIGLVVGVYFVWFWTHSGQTLPMKTWRLRVVAANGAPLSTGRAIARYVLAWLWFLPPLALHPLLGLKLPQTLIIAGIWFVLWAATGRFDPQRQFLHDRLAGTRIVSVSR from the coding sequence GTGTCCCAACCGCTCGCTTCTCAGGCCATCGCTGCCGATAGCAACAACGGCGACCTACCCACCGTCCGGCGGCGCCTCGCGGCGCTGCTCTACGAAGCGCTGATCCTGTTCGGCGTGGTGTTCATCGCGGGCTATCTGTTCAGCACGCTGACACAGCAACGCAACGGCCTGACGCATCACAACCTGCTGGCGGCATGGATCGGCCTCGTGGTCGGCGTGTACTTCGTCTGGTTCTGGACTCACAGCGGCCAGACCTTGCCGATGAAAACCTGGCGTCTGCGCGTGGTCGCCGCCAACGGCGCGCCGCTCTCCACCGGCCGCGCAATCGCCCGCTACGTGCTCGCGTGGCTGTGGTTTTTGCCGCCGCTGGCGCTGCATCCGCTGCTCGGGCTCAAGCTGCCGCAGACGCTGATAATCGCCGGCATCTGGTTCGTGCTGTGGGCGGCTACCGGCCGCTTCGATCCGCAGCGCCAGTTCCTGCACGACCGCCTCGCGGGCACTCGAATCGTCAGCGTTTCGCGCTGA
- a CDS encoding DUF3106 domain-containing protein, with product MSYKRGLAVVFGCTIAALVSFAATYPRFHPSPSPVSAPAAGGNVTAKAPAPTLAVELPSLPGSNSPMAWSRLTSAEHIALAPFEAQWDSFSEERKRKWIKIASRYPKMSADAQKRLHDRMTEWTRMTPDQRRVARENYQVSKELPREARQNAWKAYQQLPEEQKERLAASERKRRPSVVSAPPSGRSEIKGLDRLVNAREHGASGAAAASAAAAASLPSPAAAPPIPAAGSFVPATPLPVSPAEAPSIFNGS from the coding sequence GTGAGTTACAAGCGCGGCCTGGCCGTTGTTTTCGGATGCACGATCGCGGCCCTGGTGTCGTTTGCCGCGACTTATCCGCGCTTTCATCCGAGCCCCTCGCCCGTCAGCGCGCCTGCCGCGGGCGGCAACGTGACCGCCAAGGCGCCCGCGCCGACGCTCGCCGTCGAATTGCCCAGCCTGCCCGGCAGCAACAGTCCGATGGCGTGGTCGCGGCTGACTTCAGCCGAGCATATCGCGCTCGCGCCGTTCGAAGCCCAGTGGGATTCCTTTAGCGAGGAACGCAAGCGAAAATGGATCAAGATCGCGTCGCGTTACCCGAAGATGTCGGCTGATGCGCAAAAACGTCTGCATGACCGCATGACTGAATGGACCCGTATGACGCCCGACCAGCGGCGCGTCGCGCGTGAAAACTACCAGGTGTCGAAGGAATTGCCGCGCGAAGCCCGTCAGAACGCGTGGAAGGCCTATCAGCAGTTGCCCGAAGAGCAGAAGGAACGGCTCGCCGCCAGCGAGCGCAAGCGCCGTCCCAGCGTGGTCAGCGCACCGCCTTCGGGCCGCAGCGAGATCAAGGGGCTCGATCGTCTCGTCAATGCGCGTGAGCACGGCGCTAGCGGCGCGGCGGCGGCCAGCGCCGCAGCCGCGGCTTCGTTGCCGAGCCCCGCCGCCGCGCCGCCGATTCCCGCCGCCGGCAGCTTCGTTCCCGCTACGCCGCTGCCGGTTTCGCCGGCCGAAGCGCCGTCGATCTTCAACGGCTCCTGA
- a CDS encoding acetolactate synthase 3 catalytic subunit, whose protein sequence is MNMPSAEFSTSDTTPHPEADSIGATVLMKALADEDVEFVWGYPGGSVLYIYDELYKQDKFQHILVRHEQAAVHAADAYSRSTGKVGVCLVTSGPGVTNAVTGIATAYMDSIPMVVISGQVPTAAIGQDAFQECDTVGITRPCVKHNFLVKDVRDLAATVKKAFFIARTGRPGPVLIDIPKDVSKAPCQYEPLKTVSLRSYNPVTKGHSGQIRKAVSLLLSAKRPYIYTGGGIILADASRELNQFADLLGYPVTNTLMGLGGYRASDKKFLGMLGMHGTYEANMAMQHCDVLIAIGARFDDRVIGDPAHFSSRPRKIIHIDIDPSSISKRVKVDIPIVGDVKEVLKELIEQLQTAEHGPDTAALADWWKDIEAWRAKDCLKFDRKSDIIKPQYVVEKAWELTDGNAFVCSDVGQHQMWAAQFYRFNKPRRWINSGGLGTMGFGLPAAMGVKMAHPDDDVLCITGEGSIQMCIQELSTCKQYETPVKIISLNNRYLGMVRQWQQIEYSKRYSHSYMDALPDFVKLAEAYGHVGMRIERTADVEPALKEALRLKDRTVFLDFQTDPTENVWPMVQAGKGITEMLMGSEDL, encoded by the coding sequence ATGAATATGCCCAGCGCGGAATTCTCCACGTCGGATACGACACCCCATCCCGAAGCTGACTCTATCGGCGCCACCGTGCTCATGAAGGCACTGGCCGACGAAGACGTCGAGTTTGTGTGGGGCTATCCCGGCGGCTCGGTACTCTACATTTACGACGAGCTGTACAAGCAGGACAAGTTCCAGCATATCCTCGTGCGCCACGAGCAGGCCGCGGTCCACGCCGCCGACGCTTATTCGCGTTCCACCGGCAAGGTCGGTGTGTGCCTCGTGACCTCCGGCCCCGGCGTCACCAATGCGGTGACCGGCATCGCCACCGCGTACATGGATTCGATTCCCATGGTGGTGATCAGCGGCCAGGTGCCGACTGCCGCGATCGGCCAGGATGCGTTCCAGGAATGCGACACGGTCGGTATCACGCGTCCCTGCGTGAAGCACAACTTCCTCGTGAAGGACGTGCGCGACCTCGCCGCTACCGTCAAGAAAGCGTTTTTTATTGCCCGTACCGGCCGTCCCGGCCCGGTGCTGATCGACATTCCGAAAGACGTCTCGAAGGCGCCTTGCCAGTACGAACCGCTCAAGACCGTTTCGCTGCGCTCGTACAACCCGGTCACGAAGGGCCACTCCGGCCAGATCCGCAAAGCGGTCTCGCTGTTGCTGTCGGCCAAGCGCCCGTACATCTACACCGGCGGCGGCATCATTCTCGCGGATGCATCGCGTGAGCTGAACCAGTTCGCCGATCTGCTCGGCTATCCCGTTACTAACACGTTGATGGGGCTGGGCGGCTACCGCGCGAGCGACAAGAAATTCCTCGGCATGCTCGGCATGCACGGCACGTACGAAGCCAACATGGCGATGCAGCACTGCGACGTGCTGATCGCGATCGGCGCGCGCTTCGACGACCGTGTGATCGGCGACCCGGCGCACTTCTCGTCGCGTCCGCGCAAGATCATCCATATCGACATCGATCCTTCCTCCATTTCCAAGCGCGTCAAGGTCGACATTCCGATCGTCGGCGACGTGAAGGAAGTGCTCAAGGAGCTGATCGAGCAGTTGCAAACGGCCGAGCATGGCCCGGACACCGCGGCGCTCGCCGACTGGTGGAAGGACATCGAAGCCTGGCGCGCGAAAGACTGCCTCAAGTTCGACCGCAAGAGCGACATCATCAAGCCGCAGTACGTGGTGGAAAAGGCGTGGGAACTGACCGACGGCAATGCTTTCGTGTGTTCCGACGTCGGCCAGCATCAGATGTGGGCGGCGCAGTTCTATCGCTTCAACAAGCCGCGCCGCTGGATTAATTCCGGCGGTCTCGGCACGATGGGCTTCGGCCTGCCGGCGGCGATGGGCGTGAAGATGGCGCACCCGGATGACGACGTGCTCTGCATCACGGGCGAAGGCTCGATCCAGATGTGTATTCAGGAGCTCTCCACCTGCAAGCAGTACGAGACGCCGGTGAAGATCATTTCGCTGAACAACCGCTATCTGGGCATGGTGCGCCAGTGGCAGCAGATCGAATACAGCAAGCGCTATTCGCATTCGTACATGGATGCGCTGCCGGATTTCGTGAAGCTCGCCGAAGCGTACGGCCACGTCGGCATGCGTATCGAGCGCACGGCAGATGTGGAGCCGGCGCTCAAGGAAGCGCTGCGCCTGAAAGATCGCACGGTGTTTCTCGATTTCCAGACCGATCCGACCGAAAACGTCTGGCCGATGGTCCAGGCCGGCAAGGGCATCACCGAGATGCTCATGGGTTCGGAAGATCTATAA
- a CDS encoding glycosyltransferase family 4 protein, with protein sequence MKIMIVTDAWEPQVNGVVRTLKNTTRELSALGHHVDLLTPLEFKTIPCPTYPEIRLSLLPRRKLRERIDAFSPDALHIATEGPLGMAARAYAIQHKLPFTTAYHTRFPEYVQARFGIPLAATYKFLHWFHKPSLAVMAPTPVVKADLEKFGFTNVVLWTRGVDLDIFHQMDSKVLNSARPIFLYVGRVAVEKNVEAFLKLDLPGSKWVAGEGPALAELKSRYPQANYLGVLTQAELAKVYAAADVFVFPSRTDTFGLVLLEALACGTPVAAYPVTGPIDVLGDGGAGAMHEDLREACLEALKIDRNHARAWAERFSWAAASEQFAAHLKPLPRASYREESAAA encoded by the coding sequence ATGAAGATCATGATCGTCACCGACGCATGGGAACCGCAGGTCAATGGCGTCGTGCGCACGCTGAAAAACACCACGCGCGAACTCAGCGCGCTCGGCCATCACGTCGATCTGCTGACGCCGCTCGAATTCAAGACGATCCCTTGCCCGACTTATCCGGAGATCCGCCTCTCGCTGCTGCCGCGCCGCAAACTGCGCGAACGTATCGACGCGTTCTCGCCCGACGCCTTGCACATCGCCACTGAGGGTCCGCTCGGCATGGCCGCGCGCGCCTACGCGATCCAGCACAAGCTGCCGTTCACCACCGCTTATCACACGCGTTTTCCGGAGTACGTGCAGGCGCGTTTCGGCATTCCGCTCGCCGCGACCTACAAGTTCCTGCACTGGTTTCACAAGCCGTCGCTGGCCGTGATGGCGCCTACGCCGGTCGTCAAAGCCGACCTCGAAAAATTCGGCTTTACCAACGTCGTGCTTTGGACGCGCGGTGTCGACCTGGACATCTTCCATCAGATGGACTCGAAGGTGCTCAACAGCGCGCGCCCGATCTTTCTCTACGTGGGACGTGTGGCAGTCGAGAAAAACGTCGAGGCGTTTCTGAAGCTCGATCTGCCCGGTTCGAAGTGGGTCGCAGGTGAAGGTCCGGCACTCGCCGAACTGAAGTCGCGCTATCCGCAAGCGAATTATTTGGGTGTGCTGACGCAGGCCGAGTTGGCGAAGGTCTATGCGGCGGCGGACGTCTTCGTGTTCCCGAGCCGCACCGACACGTTCGGGCTCGTGCTGCTCGAAGCGCTCGCCTGCGGCACGCCGGTCGCGGCGTATCCGGTCACCGGCCCGATCGATGTGCTCGGCGACGGCGGCGCGGGCGCGATGCATGAAGATCTGCGCGAAGCCTGCCTCGAAGCCTTGAAGATCGACCGCAACCATGCGCGCGCGTGGGCCGAACGCTTCTCGTGGGCGGCGGCCTCCGAGCAATTCGCCGCGCATCTGAAGCCGCTGCCGCGCGCCTCGTATCGCGAGGAAAGCGCCGCCGCGTGA
- a CDS encoding group II truncated hemoglobin: MSDLNDEVSAAQPTAFELVGGEARVRELVDRFYDLMDLEADFAGIRALHPESLDGSRDKFFWFLCGWMGGPDHYISRFGHPRLRARHLPFAIASSERDQWLRCMAWAMEDVGLDEPLRERLLGSFFETADWMRNRNG, translated from the coding sequence ATGAGTGATTTGAACGACGAGGTGTCTGCGGCGCAGCCGACGGCCTTCGAACTGGTGGGCGGCGAAGCGCGTGTGCGCGAACTGGTCGACCGTTTTTACGATCTGATGGATCTCGAAGCGGACTTCGCCGGAATCCGCGCGTTGCATCCCGAATCGCTCGACGGTTCGCGCGACAAGTTCTTCTGGTTTCTGTGCGGCTGGATGGGCGGCCCCGATCATTACATCAGCCGCTTCGGTCATCCGCGTTTGCGCGCGCGGCATCTGCCGTTCGCGATCGCGTCCAGCGAGCGCGATCAGTGGCTCAGATGCATGGCGTGGGCAATGGAAGATGTCGGTCTCGACGAGCCGCTGAGGGAGCGCCTGCTCGGCTCGTTCTTCGAAACAGCTGACTGGATGCGCAACCGGAATGGCTAA
- the ilvN gene encoding acetolactate synthase small subunit — translation MRHIISVLLENEPGALSRVVGLFSARGYNIETLTVAPTEDRSLSRMTIVSIGSDDVIEQITKHLNRLIEVVKVVDLTEGAHIERELMLIKVRAVGKEREEMKRMSDIFRGRIIDVTEKTYTIELTGASDKLDAFIEGLDATAILETVRTGGSGIGRGERILKV, via the coding sequence ATGAGACACATCATTTCCGTCCTGCTGGAAAACGAACCGGGCGCGTTATCACGCGTGGTTGGTCTCTTCTCGGCACGCGGCTACAACATTGAAACCTTGACGGTGGCTCCGACCGAAGACCGTTCGCTGTCGCGCATGACCATCGTCTCCATTGGCTCGGACGACGTGATCGAACAGATCACGAAGCATCTGAACCGCCTGATCGAGGTGGTGAAAGTGGTCGACCTTACCGAGGGCGCCCACATCGAGCGCGAGCTGATGCTGATCAAGGTGAGGGCGGTCGGCAAGGAGCGTGAGGAGATGAAACGGATGTCGGATATTTTCCGCGGCCGCATCATCGACGTCACCGAAAAGACCTACACGATCGAACTGACGGGCGCGAGCGACAAGCTCGATGCCTTTATCGAAGGGCTCGACGCTACGGCGATTCTCGAAACGGTCCGTACGGGCGGCTCGGGGATCGGTCGCGGCGAGCGCATTCTGAAGGTGTAA
- a CDS encoding DUF924 family protein: protein MANGLDSGQLCAEYACLPTEAREVLDCWFGIPGTPEYDTERKIWFSRNAAFDAMLRERFGALIDMARESMLDSWTQTPLGALALVIVLDQFSRNCHRNTARAFAADQKALRIAQQMIASGADRLLPTAHHRAFAYLPFEHDETPGSQRESLRLFEQLKAEPGGKSYYRFAVRHAEIIERFGRFPHRNATLGRTSTAEEIAFLRTPGSSF, encoded by the coding sequence ATGGCTAACGGGTTGGACTCGGGCCAGCTTTGCGCTGAATACGCTTGTTTGCCTACGGAAGCGCGGGAGGTTCTCGACTGCTGGTTCGGCATACCCGGCACGCCGGAGTACGACACCGAGCGCAAAATCTGGTTCTCACGCAATGCGGCTTTCGACGCGATGTTGCGGGAACGCTTCGGTGCGTTGATCGACATGGCACGCGAATCCATGCTCGATAGCTGGACGCAAACACCGCTCGGCGCGCTGGCGCTCGTCATCGTGCTGGATCAGTTCTCGCGCAATTGCCATCGCAATACAGCGCGCGCGTTTGCGGCTGACCAGAAAGCCTTGCGTATCGCGCAGCAGATGATCGCGAGCGGGGCTGACCGCTTGTTGCCTACCGCGCATCATCGTGCGTTCGCTTATCTGCCGTTCGAGCACGACGAAACACCTGGGAGCCAGCGTGAGTCGCTGCGTCTATTCGAACAGTTAAAAGCGGAGCCGGGCGGCAAATCGTATTACCGGTTCGCGGTGCGGCACGCGGAAATCATCGAGCGTTTCGGGCGCTTTCCGCATCGCAATGCGACGCTCGGGCGAACCTCGACGGCTGAAGAAATCGCCTTTCTGCGTACACCCGGCTCATCGTTTTAG
- a CDS encoding SDR family oxidoreductase translates to MTKTVLITGGSRGIGRATARLLGARGWFVGVNYARNLAAAQDTAAEVERAGGRALTIAGDVANEADVLAMFDALQQKFGRIDALVNNAGIVAPSSQLADMDLARLKRMFDVNVLGAYLCAREAARRMSTDRGGAGGVIVNVSSAASRLGSPNEYVDYAGSKGAVDTMTLGLAKELGPQGVRVNAVRPGLIDTEIHASGGKPERAAQLGATTPLGRPGTADEVAETIVWLLSDAASYVTGALLDVSGGR, encoded by the coding sequence ATGACGAAAACCGTTCTGATCACCGGTGGCAGCCGCGGCATTGGCCGCGCGACCGCGCGTTTGCTGGGTGCGCGCGGCTGGTTCGTCGGCGTGAATTACGCGCGCAATCTCGCTGCCGCGCAAGATACTGCCGCTGAAGTGGAACGCGCCGGCGGCCGCGCGCTGACCATCGCCGGCGACGTCGCGAATGAAGCCGACGTGCTCGCCATGTTCGACGCGCTTCAGCAGAAGTTCGGGCGGATCGACGCGCTCGTCAATAACGCCGGGATCGTCGCGCCGTCCAGCCAGCTTGCCGACATGGACCTCGCGCGCCTGAAGCGCATGTTCGACGTCAACGTGCTGGGCGCGTATCTGTGCGCGCGCGAAGCCGCGCGGCGCATGTCGACTGATCGAGGCGGCGCGGGCGGCGTGATCGTTAACGTGTCGTCCGCGGCTTCGCGTCTTGGTTCACCGAACGAATATGTCGACTACGCCGGCTCGAAAGGCGCTGTCGATACGATGACGCTCGGCCTCGCCAAGGAACTCGGCCCGCAAGGCGTGCGCGTGAACGCGGTGCGCCCTGGCCTCATCGATACCGAGATTCATGCGAGCGGCGGCAAGCCCGAACGCGCCGCGCAACTCGGCGCGACCACACCGCTGGGCCGCCCCGGCACGGCCGACGAAGTGGCCGAGACCATCGTATGGTTGTTGAGCGATGCCGCCTCGTATGTGACGGGCGCGCTGCTCGACGTGTCCGGCGGACGCTAA
- a CDS encoding LOG family protein, translating to MKSVCVYCGSSNGAKPLYAEAARTFGRALVQADLALVYGGGKVGLMGVIADTVMAEGGRAIGVIPELLVNKEVGHNGLTELHVVPDMHHRKKMMADLSDAFVAMPGGAGTLEELFEVYTWAQLGYHQKAVALLNIDGFYDPLINMLQHTVDEGFMRQTYFDILQIDADPAGLIGKLQRYQPPVSDKWAIKRDAV from the coding sequence ATGAAGTCGGTGTGTGTGTATTGCGGCTCTTCCAACGGAGCCAAACCGTTGTATGCGGAAGCGGCGCGCACCTTCGGCCGCGCGCTGGTGCAAGCCGATCTCGCGCTGGTGTACGGCGGCGGCAAGGTCGGCCTGATGGGCGTGATCGCCGACACGGTGATGGCCGAAGGCGGCCGCGCGATCGGCGTGATTCCCGAGCTGCTGGTCAACAAGGAAGTCGGCCATAACGGCCTGACCGAATTGCACGTGGTGCCCGACATGCATCATCGCAAGAAGATGATGGCCGACCTGTCCGACGCGTTCGTCGCGATGCCGGGCGGCGCGGGCACGCTCGAAGAGCTGTTCGAAGTCTACACGTGGGCGCAACTCGGCTATCACCAGAAAGCGGTGGCACTGCTGAATATCGACGGCTTCTACGATCCGCTGATCAACATGCTTCAGCACACGGTCGACGAAGGTTTCATGCGCCAAACCTATTTCGACATCCTGCAGATCGACGCCGATCCCGCCGGGTTGATCGGCAAGCTGCAACGCTACCAGCCGCCCGTCAGCGACAAGTGGGCGATCAAGCGCGACGCGGTCTGA
- a CDS encoding diacylglycerol kinase, whose protein sequence is MRTRPSTVGRAPNGALRAVDTDNDNHTASIEPFDDVHEPGTANHADHAHGLNDANGTQQNVTQHDTQNEPLSPDDPFAPLPFNPYKGNRGLTRAWHAMKNSLAGFRVAIREESAFRQELTLAAILIPCGVLVPVEPVSRVLLLGSVLLVLIVELLNSSVEAAIDRISLERHELSRRAKDLGSAAVMVALGMCLMTWLLIVGPLVAHWVEAWL, encoded by the coding sequence ATGCGAACCAGACCATCCACCGTGGGGCGCGCGCCGAACGGCGCGCTGCGTGCCGTCGATACCGACAACGACAACCACACCGCAAGCATCGAACCGTTCGACGACGTGCACGAGCCAGGCACGGCGAATCATGCAGATCACGCGCATGGTTTGAACGACGCGAATGGCACGCAACAAAACGTCACGCAACACGACACGCAGAACGAACCCCTCAGCCCCGACGATCCGTTCGCGCCATTGCCTTTCAATCCCTACAAAGGCAATCGCGGCCTCACGCGCGCCTGGCACGCGATGAAAAATTCGCTCGCGGGCTTTCGCGTCGCGATCCGCGAGGAAAGCGCGTTTCGTCAGGAACTCACGCTTGCCGCGATCCTGATTCCCTGCGGCGTGCTGGTGCCCGTCGAGCCGGTGTCGCGCGTGTTGCTGCTCGGTTCGGTGCTGCTCGTGCTGATCGTCGAGTTGCTGAATTCGAGCGTGGAAGCGGCCATCGACCGGATTTCACTCGAACGCCACGAACTCTCGCGCCGCGCGAAGGATCTCGGCAGCGCGGCTGTGATGGTCGCGCTCGGCATGTGCCTGATGACGTGGCTGCTGATCGTCGGGCCGCTCGTCGCGCATTGGGTCGAGGCATGGCTGTGA